In Zingiber officinale cultivar Zhangliang chromosome 3B, Zo_v1.1, whole genome shotgun sequence, a single window of DNA contains:
- the LOC122054672 gene encoding uncharacterized protein LOC122054672 → MGCQLGMPYPYVFSPTQPPVILSNESRRATIDPFISDKESLTPSSAPVTPSSVPATQLPPHSSQEEREKDQVFLKRIADYYNKHRPTGSMTSSYQRLKSHYYSDWSDENVLENALNMWKANNKGKDFKYMYMWRVLKEYEKYTPQSVAHYSNKKARTSKSGGNTSTSNPDTSVDLDDSEVRIRPIGQKAAKRKDNSKAREGDTMEHCIDKE, encoded by the exons ATGGGTTGTCAACTTGGGATGCCTTATCCTTACGTATTTTCTCCTACTCAACCACCTGTCATACTTTCAAATGAATCAAGAAGGGCAACTATTGATCCATTTATCAGCGACAAAGAATCTCTAACTCCATCATCTGCTCCTGTAACACCATCATCTGTTCCTGCAACTCAGTTGCCACCACACTCATCACAAGAAGAGCGTGAA AAGGATCAAGTTTTTTTGAAACGTATAGCTGATTACTACAACAAACATCGCCCCACTGGATCTATGACGAGTAGTTATCAGCGGCTGAAATCACATTATTATAG CGATTGGAGTGACGAGAATGTGTTGGAGAATGCACTGAATATGTGGAAAGCCAACAATAAAGGTAAGGATTTTAAGTATATGTATATGTGGAGGGTTCTCAAAGAATATGAGAAATATACTCCACAATCAGTTGCTCATTACTCTAACAAGAAGGCAAGGACATCCAAATCAGGGGGAAACACTTCGACATCAAATCCAGATACAAGTGTTGATTTAGATGACTCTGAAGTCCGCATTCGTCCGATAGGACAAAAGGCAGCGAAGAGAAAAGATAATTCTAAAGCCAGAGAGGGCGACACAATGGAACATTGCATCGACAAAGAATGa
- the LOC122055857 gene encoding squalene monooxygenase SE1-like isoform X2, producing MADQFLLGIVTALILVFLLLIRFRGCRRKAHLAPGNGSSCSIRAGKGGAGTDVIVVGAGVAGSALAYTLGKDGRRVHVIERDLSEPDRMVGELLLPGGYLKLLELGLEDCVDEIDAQRIVGYVLYKDEKSTQLTYPSEKHHEDVAGRSFRNGRFVQRMREKAISLHNVQLEQGTVTSLIEENGTVKGVVYKTNSGEEQCKAFAPLTIVCDGAFSNLRRTLCSSKVDVPSCFVGMVLEKCQLSFPNRGHLILGDPSVTLFYPISSTEVRCLVDVPGNKIPSVANGEMENFLKTVVAPQVPTELHDPFIEAIDKGSFRSMPNKSMPAAPHPTPGALLLGDAFNMRHPLTGGGMTVALSDIVVLRDLLRPIPDLHHAASLCKYLESFYTLRKTPCTRYSVPHLTELGEKCAKPISTT from the exons ATGGCGGATCAATTCCTCCTGGGCATCGTCACGGCTTTGATCCTAGTGTTTCTTCTCCTGATAAGGTTCCGGGGATGCAGGCGGAAGGCTCATCTGGCCCCCGGAAACGGGAGTTCCTGCTCTATTCGAGCTGGAAAGGGTGGCGCTGGCACTGACGTTATCGTCGTCGGCGCCGGAGTGGCAGGCTCTGCCCTAGCGTACACGCTTGGAAAG GATGGTAGACGTGTACATGTAATCGAGAGAGATTTGTCTGAACCTGACAGAATGGTTGGTGAACTTTTGCTTCCTGGAGGGTACCTAAAATTGCTAGAGCTGGGTCTGGAAG ACTGTGTTGATGAAATCGATGCTCAACGAATCGTTGGATATGTCCTTTACAAAGATGAGAAAAGCACCCAGCTCACATACCCTTCGGAGAAACATCATGAAGATGTTGCTGGGAGGAGCTTTCGTAATGGGCGTTTCGTTCAAAGAATGCGAGAGAAAGCAATTTCCTTGCATAA TGTTCAGCTAGAGCAGGGAACAGTCACATCCTTGATTGAAGAAAATGGAACAGTCAAGGGAGTAGTTTACAAGACTAATTCTGGCGAAGAGCAGTGCAAAGCTTTTGCACCACTTACAATTGTATGTGATGGTGCCTTCTCAAATTTGAGACGGACACTCTGCTCTTCAAAG GTGGATGTGCCTTCTTGCTTTGTCGGTATGGTTCTTGAAAAATGTCAGCTTTCATTTCCCAACCGCGGTCATTTAATCTTAGGAGACCCTTCAGTGACACTGTTTTACCCAATAAGTAGCACTGAGGTTCGTTGTCTGGTCGATGTGCCTGGAAACAAGATACCGTCTGTTGCTAATGGTGAAATGGAAAATTTCCTGAAGACTGTTGTGGCCCCTCAG GTTCCGACTGAACTGCATGATCCTTTTATTGAGGCCATTGATAAAGGAAGCTTTAGGTCTATGCCAAACAAAAGTATGCCGGCCGCTCCACATCCTACACCCGGAGCACTCCTATTAGGGGATGCTTTTAATATGCGTCACCCACTTACCGGAGGCGGAATGACGGTCGCCTTGTCCGATATTGTTGTGCTCCGTGACCTCCTGAGGCCCATCCCTGATCTCCATCATGCAGCTTCTCTTTGCAAATACCTGGAATCTTTCTACACCTTAAGAAAG ACGCCTTGTACCAGGTATTCCGTGCCTCATCTGACAGAGCTAGGAGAGAAATGCGCCAAGCCTATTTCGACTACCTGA
- the LOC122055857 gene encoding squalene monooxygenase SE1-like isoform X1 → MADQFLLGIVTALILVFLLLIRFRGCRRKAHLAPGNGSSCSIRAGKGGAGTDVIVVGAGVAGSALAYTLGKDGRRVHVIERDLSEPDRMVGELLLPGGYLKLLELGLEDCVDEIDAQRIVGYVLYKDEKSTQLTYPSEKHHEDVAGRSFRNGRFVQRMREKAISLHNVQLEQGTVTSLIEENGTVKGVVYKTNSGEEQCKAFAPLTIVCDGAFSNLRRTLCSSKVDVPSCFVGMVLEKCQLSFPNRGHLILGDPSVTLFYPISSTEVRCLVDVPGNKIPSVANGEMENFLKTVVAPQVPTELHDPFIEAIDKGSFRSMPNKSMPAAPHPTPGALLLGDAFNMRHPLTGGGMTVALSDIVVLRDLLRPIPDLHHAASLCKYLESFYTLRKVFRASSDRARREMRQAYFDYLSVGGVNSSGPISLLAGLNPRPVSLMAHFLAVVIYGVGRLLLPYPSLENLWIGARLIFNASGIICPLIKAEGIRKMFFPATVPEYYRGPPSN, encoded by the exons ATGGCGGATCAATTCCTCCTGGGCATCGTCACGGCTTTGATCCTAGTGTTTCTTCTCCTGATAAGGTTCCGGGGATGCAGGCGGAAGGCTCATCTGGCCCCCGGAAACGGGAGTTCCTGCTCTATTCGAGCTGGAAAGGGTGGCGCTGGCACTGACGTTATCGTCGTCGGCGCCGGAGTGGCAGGCTCTGCCCTAGCGTACACGCTTGGAAAG GATGGTAGACGTGTACATGTAATCGAGAGAGATTTGTCTGAACCTGACAGAATGGTTGGTGAACTTTTGCTTCCTGGAGGGTACCTAAAATTGCTAGAGCTGGGTCTGGAAG ACTGTGTTGATGAAATCGATGCTCAACGAATCGTTGGATATGTCCTTTACAAAGATGAGAAAAGCACCCAGCTCACATACCCTTCGGAGAAACATCATGAAGATGTTGCTGGGAGGAGCTTTCGTAATGGGCGTTTCGTTCAAAGAATGCGAGAGAAAGCAATTTCCTTGCATAA TGTTCAGCTAGAGCAGGGAACAGTCACATCCTTGATTGAAGAAAATGGAACAGTCAAGGGAGTAGTTTACAAGACTAATTCTGGCGAAGAGCAGTGCAAAGCTTTTGCACCACTTACAATTGTATGTGATGGTGCCTTCTCAAATTTGAGACGGACACTCTGCTCTTCAAAG GTGGATGTGCCTTCTTGCTTTGTCGGTATGGTTCTTGAAAAATGTCAGCTTTCATTTCCCAACCGCGGTCATTTAATCTTAGGAGACCCTTCAGTGACACTGTTTTACCCAATAAGTAGCACTGAGGTTCGTTGTCTGGTCGATGTGCCTGGAAACAAGATACCGTCTGTTGCTAATGGTGAAATGGAAAATTTCCTGAAGACTGTTGTGGCCCCTCAG GTTCCGACTGAACTGCATGATCCTTTTATTGAGGCCATTGATAAAGGAAGCTTTAGGTCTATGCCAAACAAAAGTATGCCGGCCGCTCCACATCCTACACCCGGAGCACTCCTATTAGGGGATGCTTTTAATATGCGTCACCCACTTACCGGAGGCGGAATGACGGTCGCCTTGTCCGATATTGTTGTGCTCCGTGACCTCCTGAGGCCCATCCCTGATCTCCATCATGCAGCTTCTCTTTGCAAATACCTGGAATCTTTCTACACCTTAAGAAAG GTATTCCGTGCCTCATCTGACAGAGCTAGGAGAGAAATGCGCCAAGCCTATTTCGACTACCTGAGCGTCGGTGGTGTTAATTCGAGTGGACCGATCAGCTTACTCGCCGGTCTTAATCCTCGTCCTGTGAGTTTGATGGCTCACTTCCTTGCTGTTGTGATCTATGGGGTTGGTCGGCTGCTTTTGCCATATCCTTCGCTCGAGAATTTGTGGATTGGAGCTAGATTGATTTTC AATGCATCAGGTATAATTTGCCCTCTCATAAAGGCAGAAGGGATCAGGAAAATGTTCTTCCCTGCGACTGTTCCTGAATATTACAGAGGCCCTCCATCCAACTGA
- the LOC122055857 gene encoding squalene monooxygenase SE1-like isoform X3, translated as MADQFLLGIVTALILVFLLLIRFRGCRRKAHLAPGNGSSCSIRAGKGGAGTDVIVVGAGVAGSALAYTLGKDGRRVHVIERDLSEPDRMVGELLLPGGYLKLLELGLEDCVDEIDAQRIVGYVLYKDEKSTQLTYPSEKHHEDVAGRSFRNGRFVQRMREKAISLHNVQLEQGTVTSLIEENGTVKGVVYKTNSGEEQCKAFAPLTIVCDGAFSNLRRTLCSSKVDVPSCFVGMVLEKCQLSFPNRGHLILGDPSVTLFYPISSTEVRCLVDVPGNKIPSVANGEMENFLKTVVAPQVPTELHDPFIEAIDKGSFRSMPNKSMPAAPHPTPGALLLGDAFNMRHPLTGGGMTVALSDIVVLRDLLRPIPDLHHAASLCKYLESFYTLRKLLR; from the exons ATGGCGGATCAATTCCTCCTGGGCATCGTCACGGCTTTGATCCTAGTGTTTCTTCTCCTGATAAGGTTCCGGGGATGCAGGCGGAAGGCTCATCTGGCCCCCGGAAACGGGAGTTCCTGCTCTATTCGAGCTGGAAAGGGTGGCGCTGGCACTGACGTTATCGTCGTCGGCGCCGGAGTGGCAGGCTCTGCCCTAGCGTACACGCTTGGAAAG GATGGTAGACGTGTACATGTAATCGAGAGAGATTTGTCTGAACCTGACAGAATGGTTGGTGAACTTTTGCTTCCTGGAGGGTACCTAAAATTGCTAGAGCTGGGTCTGGAAG ACTGTGTTGATGAAATCGATGCTCAACGAATCGTTGGATATGTCCTTTACAAAGATGAGAAAAGCACCCAGCTCACATACCCTTCGGAGAAACATCATGAAGATGTTGCTGGGAGGAGCTTTCGTAATGGGCGTTTCGTTCAAAGAATGCGAGAGAAAGCAATTTCCTTGCATAA TGTTCAGCTAGAGCAGGGAACAGTCACATCCTTGATTGAAGAAAATGGAACAGTCAAGGGAGTAGTTTACAAGACTAATTCTGGCGAAGAGCAGTGCAAAGCTTTTGCACCACTTACAATTGTATGTGATGGTGCCTTCTCAAATTTGAGACGGACACTCTGCTCTTCAAAG GTGGATGTGCCTTCTTGCTTTGTCGGTATGGTTCTTGAAAAATGTCAGCTTTCATTTCCCAACCGCGGTCATTTAATCTTAGGAGACCCTTCAGTGACACTGTTTTACCCAATAAGTAGCACTGAGGTTCGTTGTCTGGTCGATGTGCCTGGAAACAAGATACCGTCTGTTGCTAATGGTGAAATGGAAAATTTCCTGAAGACTGTTGTGGCCCCTCAG GTTCCGACTGAACTGCATGATCCTTTTATTGAGGCCATTGATAAAGGAAGCTTTAGGTCTATGCCAAACAAAAGTATGCCGGCCGCTCCACATCCTACACCCGGAGCACTCCTATTAGGGGATGCTTTTAATATGCGTCACCCACTTACCGGAGGCGGAATGACGGTCGCCTTGTCCGATATTGTTGTGCTCCGTGACCTCCTGAGGCCCATCCCTGATCTCCATCATGCAGCTTCTCTTTGCAAATACCTGGAATCTTTCTACACCTTAAGAAAG CTTCTACGATAA